The following nucleotide sequence is from Bacteroidota bacterium.
CGATCTGGTGATCGATCCGTCTCGCACATGGGGCACGTATTTCGGGGGCAGTGGGACGGACGTGTCATTCGATCTGACGGTCGATCCGTGGGATAACATCCTTGTCGCTGGGCACACCACCAGTACCACTGGGGTTGCGACATCTGGTGCATATCAGACCACGTTTGCAGGGAATATAGACACGTACGTTGCAAAGTTCGATAGTGCGGGCATTCGCAAATGGGCTTCATATTTCGGCGGTTCCGCACAAGATTCCCCGAACGGCATTGCGTGCGATTCCACCGGCCATCCGATCGTGTTCGGATACACGACGAGCAATGCCGGTATTGCAACGAATGGTGCATACCAGACAACGTTGCAGGGTGGAGGAGACTTTTTTGCCGCAAAATTCGATTCAAGCGGAAGCCTGCAGTGGGCAACATACTATGGAGGCGAGACCAACGAAGCCAATCCAACGCAGTTGCACGGTGTAGCGTGCGATACTGCTGGAAACATATTCCTAGCGCTTGTGACCTCCAGTACGACTGGGATCGCTACGACAGGTACATATCAAACCTCGCTTGGCGGAGGTCTTGACGCTGCGCTCGTCAAGTTGAGCCCGTCAGGGGCGCGACTGTGGGGGACCTATTACGGCGGCTCGTCGGGCGACGGAGCGCTTGCTGTAGCGACCGACCGAGCCGGGAACGCCTACCTCGCCGGCAGCACGCAGAGCAGTGGTTCGATTGCGACGCCTGGTGCAGTGCAAACCAGTTACGGTGGGGGAACGAACGATGGTTTCCTCGCCAAATTTTCTCCCGGTGGCGCTCTCACTTGGGCAACGTATTATGGAGGAAGTCTCGGCGATTATATCGCAGCGGTGACGACCGATTCTGCCGGAGATCCGTTCGTGATCGGCTATACACGTAGTACTTCCGGAATCGCCACATCCGGTGCTGCGGTCACGACCGCTCCCGGCGGCGACGATTGCTTCCTTGCACGGTTCGATCCGAACGGCGCTCTGCAATGGTGTACGTACTTCGGCGCATCGAGTAATGAAGCGCCTTTCTCTATCGCCTGTCGCGGAACAAGTATTTCATTCGGCGGACAAACCTTCAGTCATAGTGGCATCGCGACATCGAACGGATTTCAAACGACATTTGGAGGTGGATCGTACGATGCATTCCTCGGGAAGATCAGCGGCTCCGGCAGCTTGATCTGGACATCATATTTCGGTGGCGGCGGAAGCGAGTATGCATCTGGAAGCGTAATCGATCATATGGGTAGCCTGATCTTTTGCGGATTCACTACCAGTACGTCGGGGATATCGACATCGGGCGCATTCCAGTCTACCTACGGGGGCGGGACGACAGACGGGTTCATCGTCAAGCTCTGCGACGTCATCACGCCGATACTCTCAGCTACATTCGATACGATCTGTGCCGGTACGTTCGACATCATCGCACTAAGCATGAGTTATTCTTCCGTTCGATGGTACGACGATTCCGTGCAGATATCACGGCTCGACGATTCGCTTCGCTTTGTGCGGTGCGATACGCTTTCGCCAGGGTTGCATCGCATCAGCGTTTCGGTAACGAACCCCACCGGGTGTTCCGGCTCCAGCGATACGATCTTTCTGTTGATTCATGCTTCACCGGTGGTCGATGCGGGTCGCGACACCGTGGTGTGCGGCGGGACACCCGTTGTTCTCTCGCCAACAATCACCGGGGGAACGAAGCCGTATAGCTATGCTTGGTCACCGTCGGCAGGCTTGAGCAGCACCACGATCGAAAATCCGGTGGCAAACCCTTCGTCCACCACGAGATATTATCTCATCGTTACCGATAGTAATGGCTGTCAATCGCAAGATTCGGTCTTGGTGTCGGTCTATCCCAAGCCTTTGCTTTCGATTACACGAGTAGTGACGCTTTGCGGGGGAGATACGGCGACGATCGGCGACAGCGCGAGCGGCGGAACGCCGCCGTATGCGTACTCATGGATCCCTGGCGTTGCGATCAATTCGCTAATCGCCCCTCGCCCATCCGTACACCCATCCGTGACGACAACCTACTACGAGACCGTGACGGACGTGCATGGTTGCTCGTCGTATGATTCGGTTACAGTGATCGTTAATCCTACTCCGCATCCGATCATTACTCCATCCGGAATGGTCGCTCGCTGCGGGAGCGACAGCATCGTCCTCCACGCAGAACGCGGGTATTTCTCGTATCGCTGGAGCACTGGATCCACAAGTGATAGTATTATTGTCGGTTCGAGCGGGACCTTCGCGGTTCGGGTAACCGATGCGCTCGGTTGTCACGGCACGAGTGACAGTGTAACGGTTATAAGCCGACCGCTGCCGATGGTGACGATTGCGGGGCCAAATTCGGTGTGCCCGAATTCTACGGTTCAGTATAGCGTCGCTTCGCTTGCGGGTGAACGATATGTATGGAGTGTGAACGGGGGAGGCTCGGTGGTATCCGGCGGAGGCACAAACACGGTGACGGTCCAATGGACGACGCCGGGTACATGGATGCTTTCGCTGCGCGATACATCTGCTTTCGGGTGTGTCAACGATACAACCATTGCGGTCTCCGTGACTTCTACGCTGACTCCGTCCGTTCTGCCTGCCGGCCCGCTAGCGCTGTGTAACGGGGACACGGTTGTGCTCCGCGCTTCGAGAGGGTACACAAGTTATCACTGGAACACTGGCAGCACTGGCGACTCGATCATTGTCACTGCAACAGGGAGTTACTCAGTAACGGTTACTGCTTCCGGAGGATGTCAGGGGACTTCCGTGCCGGTGAATGTGACGGTCAGACCTTCCCCAAAACCCCGTCCGATTCTACAACCGGCGACAACAGAGTTGTGCGCCGGAGATTCGCTTGTCCTCACACCGACGAGATCCTACACTACATATCGGTGGAGCACCGGGGCGACCACGCCGTCGATCGTTGTTGCTCAATCGGGTACATATAGCGTTGCTGTTACCGATAGTGTCGGGTGTGATGGACTGTCGAACACTGTCAAAGTCACTGTCCATCCGCGTCCGGCACTGACGGTCACCCCAAGCGGCCCGACGACTTTGTGCGAAGGAGATAGCGTCGTGCTGTCTGCGAGTACAATTCCGGTGTCGGGTTTCGTTTGGAGCACCGGCGACTCCACTACTTCGATTATCGTTCGAACGAGTGGTGATTACACTGTGACCGCCACAGACAGTGCGGGATGTTCGAGTCTGCAATCGGTCCATGTCGAGGTGAACCCGCTCCCGCATCGCCAGATCGGTGGACCTGCATCGGTGTGTCAGGGCGAGACGGCTGGATATTCAGTCGTACCCGATGCAGGCGCATCGTACTTGTGGTCGGTCGTTCCGGCGAACATGGCAACCTTGAACGGAACTGCATCAGCATCGACGACTGCCGTGTGGAGCACCGTCAATGGTTCTGCCACTGTCTATGTGCGCATTACTACCTCCGCAGGATGTACTGAACTCGATTCGCTTGTCGTGACCGTTGGCTCCACGCTTTCGCCGAGCATTCAACCTGCAGGGCCGCTGATGCTCTGTGAGGGCGATAGCGCAACGCTTACCGCCGGTTCGGGATACGCTTGGTATCAATGGAAGCTCGATGGTGCTGACCTAGCACAGGACACCGGCAATACGACTATCGTCACTAAACCTGGCTCGTATTCGGTGTTCGTATCGAACACAAGCGGATGTTCGGGATCTTCTGCACCGGTTACGGTCATCGTACATCCGCGGCCTGTGCCGGTGATCCGTTTCGTCGGCGGCGTGCTCGTGACCGATTCGTTCTCGAGCTATCAGTGGAGCAAGAATGGGTCTGCGATCCCCGGGGCGAACAGTGGAACACTCGCTTCTTCGGGTGGTGGCATTTATTCCGTCGCGGTGACGGACTCCAATGGATGTGAGGGCACATCGGCTCCGTTTGATCTTGGCTCGAACCCAACTGCAATTGTTGCGATCGGTCTGGTCGCCGGTGCATCGCCCGGTAGTACCATTGCTGTGCCGATCGAGCTTGAAAACGGCACGAATATCGTCGAAAGTGGCGCACGGCATTTCGTTGGTGTGCTCCGTTTCAACGGCTCGATGCTCGTCCCGATCGGGACGACCCCACTCGGCGTTGCAAGTGGCTCCGACCGGCTCGTCACGATCGACGGAGATACCTCGATCGCAAGCGGCACGCTCACGAGGGTGATGTTTCTTGCTGCGCTCGGAACCGACAGTTGTACTGAGATCGCACTGGATACATTCTATTGGACGGATGCGAATGTCGCGGTGACACGTGTGAACAATGAGTTTTGTGAAACGGGGATCTGCACGTCCGGCGGACATATCAGGCTCGTCGATGCAAGCGGCACGATTGCACTTGGTGAAAGTCGGCCGAATCCAGCCTCGCAGATTGCGCATATCGAGTTCAGTGTCAGTGAACCAGGAGTGACACGGCTCCTCATTTCCAATGTACTTGGTTCGCATGTACGAACGGTGCTCGAAGGAGAGTTACGACCCGGTCACTATGATACAGAGGTGGATGTCAGTACGCTTGCGTCGGGTACGTATCTCTACACGCTCCAAACGCCGACAGTCGTTCTCACGAAGGTGATGCAGGTGTCACACTGATGAAGACTCATACCACATATCGAGCCATTCTCTTGTTGCTGACGCTTGCCGTTCTCACGCCGGATGCACACGGACAGGATTCGGTGCAGTACCAGCGACGTGCGGCGTTTGGTGTATTCGGCGGATTATCTCTCGACCAGCAATATGCGAACGTTGTATCGTTGCCCGGTACCGAGAATTGCGGTTCTGTCTTTACGCATGGGTTTGGTACCGGGCCCGATCTTGGGCTCTCCTACCGCATGCCGCTCGGATCCGAGTTCTGGCTCGATCTTCGCGGCGCATTCCGAAGCCAACACACGACGTTCAATGCGGATGAATTCTTCCCGTTAGCGGTCAACGGGACGACCGTGCAGGCAACCGACCGGCATTCGCTTCAAGCGACGCTCTCGCGCGTCGCACTGCAGCCCGTCGTTGAGTATCCTGTGTTCGGATCGCTTAGTGTCATTGCGGGCGTGGAGATCGCGTATGCACTGAGCGGTAGCTTCTCACAAACGGAGACGTTGACCCAGCCACTCGGGAGTTTGTTCGTTGAGAATAACAGCCGGAGTCGCAATGCGCAGTCCGGGCAAATCGCACAACTCTCCAAAGTCGGTGTATCAGCTATCCTCGGCTCGCAATTGCGGCTGCCACTCAATCGCGACCGAACACTGCACGCCGTTCCGACTGCATCTTTTTCTATCGGTCTGACCCCGATTGTACGAGATGTCTCATGGTCAAGCTCCTCGTTCGCTATCGGTGTGGGGATCGAGTATGCACCGCTCCATGTAACTGCGGCACCGCCGCCTCCTCCGCCACCGCCTCCTCCTCCGCCGCCTGCGGCACCTCGTATTACTGCGGCAGTATCGGTATCGGGACTGGACTCGGCGGGTCAAGAGTCCGCCATCGTAGAACTACGTGTGGAAGAAATATCTCAAACAGAAACAGCGCCCATTGTGCCGTATCTGTTCTTCGACGCAAACTCCGCACATTTTCCGCCGCGCTATGCAGTGTCGGCCGATAGTCTGCATCGTGCCGATCCTACTCAGGCTCGCTGGCCGGACCGTCTGCAACTTTATGCTCATGTCCTTGACGTTCTGGGGGCCAGACTTCGAGCGCATCCCGATGCAGAACTTACAATTGCGGGATATACCGACGGCAACGAATCGAAGGGATCGCCGACACTTGCAATCGCTCGAGCCGAAACGGTTGCCGACTATCTTCACACTATTTGGGGCATCTCGAATGATCGGCTCCATCGATCGGGAGGTGGGTTGCCGTCTCATCCCTCGCCTGTGCAGGATACCGATGGAATGGCCGAGAACCGACGCGTCGAGTTCGCAAGCGATGACCCGGCGATCCTCGGGCCGATCGTGATCGTTGATACCATGCGCTCTGCAACCCCCCCAGCGATTCGCATCAGGCCGAATGTCACTGCCGAAGCGGGCTTGCGCGACTGGCATATCGATGCAATACAGAACGGGACACAACTTGCCCACTATGAAGGCACGGCGGCAATGCCGAGCATGATTGAATGGGATCTTGCCGCCGACCAGCAGCATATCCCAAGGGCGCCGGGGCGATTAGACTTCGAGCTGCATGCGATCGATCGTCTTGGGACTATCGCGCATGGCTCCGTGTCGATCCCGGTCGAACAACGGACGCTTCGCAAGAAACGCGAAGAGATGGCCGGCGACTATCGTTTCGAGCGGTTCAGCCTGATACTTTTCGATTTCAATTCTTCGGAGATGACATCTGCGAACGAGACGATCGTGCGGTTTATCCGGTCGCACATTACGCCCACGACACAAGTGTCGATCACGGGGTATTGCGATCGTATCGGTGACGCTTCGCTCAATCAAGTGCTTTCCTTGCAGCGCGCACGTGCAGCGGCGCTACGTTTGGGCACAACGAATGCCGTCATCGTCGGGAAGGGGAGCGCATCCCCGCTCTTCGATAATAACCTTCCCGAAGGTCGCATCTATAACCGAACCGTGGAAGTTGTGCTTCGAACGCCGCTCACGATTGCACCCCACCGGCCGTGAACGAGCGATAGAATCTCTTTAGAATTCTATTCGAAACCCGCCGTATGGGAAGATGCCGAGTTGGTTGATTGCGACGATCTGGTTCTTGCGTGCATCCCAGGCGTATTGGAGAATATTCTTTGCGTTCAGAGCATTCTCCGCGGTCACGAAGCCGACGATCGATACTGAGCCGAGGTTCTGTCGGAATTCAATCTTGACGTCGAGGCGCTTATAGTCCGGGTATCGCACGGCGTAGGCGCGGCTCTCGTCGAGATACTGCGGTCCGAACTCACCCGATGCATTAAACATCCGCGAGCGCACGGTGTCAACCGACGTGTACGGTGCGCCTCCTGCAAGTGTCAGTTTCCCCGAGAACTCGATGGAGAACGTCGGGCTGAGCTTCCATTCATAACCCGCGAGCAGGTTTATGATGTAGCGGTTATCGAACGCGCCGTCGCGCCAGACACGGTCGGAGCCTGTGAATCGTTGCTTGAAGAGCGATGTCGTGGCGGTGAAGTAGTAGCCGTCTTCGAAGTGCTTCATTAGTGTAAGCTCGAGTCCGTAGGTTCGGCCGAGGCCAGTACTGACGAGCGGGTGATTGCTCGATACGTTGCCGAACGTGCTGCCCGAGTTCAACAGACTGACGGGCGAAAGGGTATCTCGCTCCACCGGTGCATGCGAGATGTCTTTGTAGTAAGCCTCCGCCTTGAAGAGTAGATCGCTTGCCAAACGATTTGTGTATCCGAGGACGTAGTGCAGGCTTTGGGTGAAGTCGAGCGATTCGTTCGCACTCGTGCCGAAATACACCACCAGCGGTTGGGACTGTCGATGCACGCCGAAACCGAACGTGAGATCCTGTCCGTCGGCAACATTCCATTGTGCACCAAAGCGCGGTTCGATCGACGTTTGTTTGCTGATCGCGAGGTATTGTGTATGGACGCCGGTGTTGAACGTGAGGGCGTCGTTCGGGCGCCATTGCCAATTAATGTAGCCAAGCGCATGGAAGCTGCTGCCGTCTGCGCTGATCGAGAATGGCACACCGCTCGGCTCGTCGCGCACCGTGGTGCGGTGTTCGTCGATCGTATAGTACGGTAATCGTGCTTCGATGCCGGCAGTAAAGAAGTTCGAGACGTCGAGCGAGTAATTCAATTTGTACTTCGCCGAGTAGAATCCCTCGATCGAATTCGCAACGTAGAACAAGTCTTTGCTCGTGACCGTGTTGTTCAGCACAGTGAGCGAGTCGACGGTGGTGTGATATTTTTGATACACGTCGCTGAGTGAGAAGTCGCCGACCGTCTTGCTGCCGAACGTATGCTTCCACGTTGCACCGAGAACACCGATGTCGGAACCGCTTGTGATATCGAAGTTGCCGGTAAAGACGGAGTCTTTCTTGCTGTCGAAGAGGTCGATGGTGCCGGTGCCGCCAAGCGCGACCACGCTCAGTGCGTCGTTCGCACCGAGTGGGATATCCGCTTTTGCGGTGATGTCTTCATATTTCGGAATACCGGCGAAGCCGAAGTCGATGCCAAGCGCATCCATAATCTGAAGCGTCGATTTGCGATAGCTGACAATAAACGAGGAGCCGTTTCCGAAGAGCGGACCTTCGGCCATCGCCTCGACGCCTGCGAAGCCGAGCTGGCCGACGAATTCGAACCGTTCGGTATTGCCTTTTCGCGTGCGAAGGTCGAACACGCCGGATATCTTATCGCCGTACTCGGCAGGG
It contains:
- a CDS encoding OmpA family protein, giving the protein MKTHTTYRAILLLLTLAVLTPDAHGQDSVQYQRRAAFGVFGGLSLDQQYANVVSLPGTENCGSVFTHGFGTGPDLGLSYRMPLGSEFWLDLRGAFRSQHTTFNADEFFPLAVNGTTVQATDRHSLQATLSRVALQPVVEYPVFGSLSVIAGVEIAYALSGSFSQTETLTQPLGSLFVENNSRSRNAQSGQIAQLSKVGVSAILGSQLRLPLNRDRTLHAVPTASFSIGLTPIVRDVSWSSSSFAIGVGIEYAPLHVTAAPPPPPPPPPPPPPAAPRITAAVSVSGLDSAGQESAIVELRVEEISQTETAPIVPYLFFDANSAHFPPRYAVSADSLHRADPTQARWPDRLQLYAHVLDVLGARLRAHPDAELTIAGYTDGNESKGSPTLAIARAETVADYLHTIWGISNDRLHRSGGGLPSHPSPVQDTDGMAENRRVEFASDDPAILGPIVIVDTMRSATPPAIRIRPNVTAEAGLRDWHIDAIQNGTQLAHYEGTAAMPSMIEWDLAADQQHIPRAPGRLDFELHAIDRLGTIAHGSVSIPVEQRTLRKKREEMAGDYRFERFSLILFDFNSSEMTSANETIVRFIRSHITPTTQVSITGYCDRIGDASLNQVLSLQRARAAALRLGTTNAVIVGKGSASPLFDNNLPEGRIYNRTVEVVLRTPLTIAPHRP
- a CDS encoding TonB-dependent receptor, with protein sequence MRSIHLILVLILTQVLLHLSGPNAIAQESVPTQTVKGTISEQGTGQPVIGATVFVVDTKLGTRTKADGNFRIEKVPVGRHELKIVCGGYETMVQDILVTSGKQVVVTIEMKTKVYQGEQVVVQANDNFKPINEAALSSATTFTVDEAKRFAGSREDPARMAQTFAGVVGVNDQRNDIIIRGGSPIELLWRLDGIDIPNPNHFATQGATGGPVNAINMNLLSNSDFLTGAFPAEYGDKISGVFDLRTRKGNTERFEFVGQLGFAGVEAMAEGPLFGNGSSFIVSYRKSTLQIMDALGIDFGFAGIPKYEDITAKADIPLGANDALSVVALGGTGTIDLFDSKKDSVFTGNFDITSGSDIGVLGATWKHTFGSKTVGDFSLSDVYQKYHTTVDSLTVLNNTVTSKDLFYVANSIEGFYSAKYKLNYSLDVSNFFTAGIEARLPYYTIDEHRTTVRDEPSGVPFSISADGSSFHALGYINWQWRPNDALTFNTGVHTQYLAISKQTSIEPRFGAQWNVADGQDLTFGFGVHRQSQPLVVYFGTSANESLDFTQSLHYVLGYTNRLASDLLFKAEAYYKDISHAPVERDTLSPVSLLNSGSTFGNVSSNHPLVSTGLGRTYGLELTLMKHFEDGYYFTATTSLFKQRFTGSDRVWRDGAFDNRYIINLLAGYEWKLSPTFSIEFSGKLTLAGGAPYTSVDTVRSRMFNASGEFGPQYLDESRAYAVRYPDYKRLDVKIEFRQNLGSVSIVGFVTAENALNAKNILQYAWDARKNQIVAINQLGIFPYGGFRIEF